The Anaerolineae bacterium genome has a segment encoding these proteins:
- a CDS encoding AI-2E family transporter: MTTPESSTPPAANPDPPAAGYVVPQWDRTTRLVVVIFLIIAAVYALTLIAPVMQLVIFSLLIAFLIHGPARALTRRLPISWPLAIVLLYILLILAILGSLLVVIPPVVSGVNTLVLEGVDAYENLKDTLRNYTPEMGVIDILGFRVDINSIAVPLRQFILGSELAAGPAEETAPADAETVDAVTGETLLEPISFDQLLDGISSVAGQVTGTVTSAITTVTGFFGALLLALFVSFLILLDWPRTREAAINWVAPGYRREFRLLAREIARVWNGFFRGQVTIGAIIGLVTWLQLMLMGIEGAEILALFTALISLIPTLGGFISLVPLSLVPLLRGSTVFVDMPYGLVALLVIGVNMVLTQVIWNVAAPLILGDALDLPLPVIIIGVLIGAAVGGVLGAFLVAPFMSTIRVIVDYLLHKIRAEDPFPPETLPPPHPV; encoded by the coding sequence GTGACAACCCCTGAATCCTCAACCCCGCCAGCAGCAAACCCTGATCCGCCAGCTGCCGGTTACGTTGTGCCCCAGTGGGACCGCACCACGCGGCTGGTGGTCGTCATCTTCCTGATCATCGCTGCCGTCTATGCTCTGACGCTGATCGCGCCGGTGATGCAGCTGGTGATCTTCTCCCTGTTGATCGCCTTCCTGATTCACGGCCCGGCCCGCGCCCTGACCCGCCGGTTGCCGATCTCCTGGCCGCTGGCCATTGTGCTGCTGTACATCCTGCTCATCCTGGCGATCCTGGGCAGCCTGCTGGTCGTCATCCCGCCGGTGGTCAGCGGCGTCAACACCCTGGTTCTGGAAGGCGTGGATGCCTACGAGAATCTCAAGGACACGCTGCGCAACTACACGCCGGAGATGGGCGTGATCGATATCCTGGGTTTCCGCGTGGACATTAATTCGATCGCTGTGCCACTGCGCCAGTTCATCCTGGGTAGCGAGCTGGCCGCCGGCCCGGCGGAGGAAACTGCCCCGGCGGACGCGGAGACCGTCGATGCCGTTACCGGAGAAACGTTGCTGGAACCGATCAGCTTCGACCAGTTGCTGGATGGCATTTCCAGCGTGGCCGGGCAGGTCACCGGCACGGTGACTTCGGCCATCACCACCGTCACTGGCTTTTTCGGCGCGTTGCTGCTGGCGCTGTTCGTCTCGTTCCTGATCCTGCTGGACTGGCCGCGCACGCGGGAAGCGGCCATCAACTGGGTCGCACCCGGCTACCGGCGCGAATTCCGGCTGCTGGCCCGTGAAATCGCCCGGGTCTGGAACGGCTTCTTCCGTGGCCAGGTGACCATCGGCGCGATCATCGGCCTGGTAACGTGGCTGCAGCTGATGCTGATGGGCATCGAAGGGGCCGAGATTCTGGCGCTCTTCACCGCTCTGATCTCCCTGATCCCGACGCTGGGCGGCTTCATCAGCCTGGTGCCGCTGTCGCTGGTCCCGCTGTTGCGTGGCTCAACCGTTTTTGTCGATATGCCCTATGGGCTGGTGGCGCTGCTGGTGATCGGGGTGAATATGGTGCTGACCCAGGTCATCTGGAATGTGGCCGCGCCGTTGATCCTGGGGGACGCCCTGGATTTACCCCTGCCGGTGATCATCATTGGCGTGCTGATCGGCGCGGCGGTTGGTGGGGTGCTGGGTGCGTTTCTGGTGGCTCCCTTTATGAGCACCATCCGCGTGATCGTTGACTACCTGCTGCATAAAATCCGTGCGGAAGACCCCTTCCCGCCGGAGACGCTGCCGCCACCCCACCCGGTTTGA